The genomic interval ATCGACCGCGTCGGAGACGGGGCCGCGCCCACGTCCGACGCCGTGGACTTCGCTGGCCGCGTCACCTACCCATTGGACGACCTCGCCGGGTTCCGGGAGGACGTGGAAGCCATCGCGGACGCCGCCGGCCACGACCTCGTGGCGTTCGGCTGTATGGACGAGTGGGTGCACGCGTTCGCGGACGCAGACCCCGACGGCGTCCGCCTGCCGTTCGCCGCGGAGCGCGTGGACGCCGTGCTCGATAAGAGTTCGCTCTACCGCATCGCGGACGACCTCGGCGTTCCCTACCCCGAAACCCGGTGGTTGGACGAGACGAGCGTCGCGGACGCCATCGACGACCTCGGCCTCCCGCTCGTGGTGAAGCCCGCGCTCAAGCGCGAGTTCGAGGAGGCCGTCGGGACGAACGTCGTCGAGGTCGCGACTGAGGAGGAGTTCCGGGACGTCGTGGAACTCGCTTCCGAGGAGGATATCGAGGTGCTCGCTCAGGAGAAGGTCGAGAAGGCGACGGGCGAGGACGCCAGCCTCGCGTCCTACGTCCCGCCGTCGGGCACGAGCGACGCGCTCGGCATCGTCGGGAACGCCCGAGTCCGAAAACCGCTCGGGTACGGCACGTCCTGCGTCGTGCAGCGCACGGAGAACGACGCGCTCCGCGAGCGGGCGCTCGGCGTGCTCGACGAGACGGACTACTACGGCATCAGCGAGAGCGAGTTCGTGTACGACGAGAACCGCGAGGAGTACGTCCTGCTCGACATCAACACCCGGCCGTGGAAGTGGATCGGACTCCCCGTCCAGGCCGGCGCGAACCTCCCGCTCGCCGCGTACGCGGACGCCACCGACACCACCTACGAACCCGGCGAACTCCACGACGCGACCTGGGTGTTCCTCCCGGACTACCTCGAACTCCTCGCCACCGACCAGTCCTTCGTGGACGTCCTCCAACCCAGCGACTGGACGAGCTTCCTCTCCGGCGACTTCACCGAGCGAGACGACCTCACCGCGGGCGTCTACCGGCCCGACGACCCCGACCCAGCCTACCAAATCCTCCGCAACACCCTCGGCATGCAGGACTACTACTGCGCCTGCTAACCCACCTTTTTACTGTGAGGGGGTCGCAAGGCGACCCCCTCCAGCAAAAACCTGGAGGGAAAAGCCGGTCGCCGGAGGCGACCGGTGAATCGCGCCGCGCGCGGCGCGAATGCGTCCCCATTGCCACAACCGTGCCGCCACAGCGACCGCTCCACCGCCTCGCGCGAACGTTCAAATAGGAGGGCGCGGCCAGCGGTCGGTATGTCCTGACGAGTCGCCGCGCGGGGTCGGGTTCGGAGGCGGTGACGATCCCCGCGCGGTCGTAGTGTCACCCGAAAGCCATTCTTGCCGGTGTCGGTGACGAACGGGGGGAGACACCACGCAAACTCGCCGGTGTCCGTCGCTATTAGGCGGTCGCGGCCGTCCCGATACCTAATGAGCGACGACCACCTGCATCTGAACCTCTTCACGATGAACTCCGTGGAGCACGTGACGGTCGGGTCGTGGCGGTACCCCGGCGACCAGTCGCACCGCTACACGGACCGCGAGTACTGGACGGAAGTCGCGCGAACGGCCGAGCGCGGCGGGTTCGACGCCGTGTTCTTCGCGGACGTGCGCGGCGTCTACGACGTGTACGACGACTCCGTCGACCCCGCCATCGAGAAGGCGGTGCAGACGCCGTCGAACGACCCCGCGTACGTCGTGCCCGCGATGGCCGAGGTGACGGACGACCTCGGGTTCGCGGTGACGAAGTCCACGTCGTACAACCACCCCTACCAGCTCGCCCGAGAGCTCTCGACGCTCGACCACGTGACTGACGGCCGCATCGCGTTCAACATCGTCACCTCCTACCTGGAGAGCGCGGCGGCGAACCTCGGGCTCGACGGCCGCATCGAGCACGACGAGCGCTACGACCGCGCGGACGAGTTCATGGAGGTCTGTTATCGGCTCTGGGAGGACTCCTGGGAGGACGACGCGGTCGTTCGCGACCGCGACTCCGGCACGTTCACCGACCCGGAGAAGGTGCACGACGTGGACTTCGATGGAGAGTACTTCCAGGTTCCGGGGCCGCACGGCTGCGAGCCGAGCCCGCAGCGCACGCCCGTGCTCTACCAGGCGGGGTCGTCCGACCGCGGTCGGGAGTTCGCGGCGCGGAACGCGGAGGCGGTGTTCGTCAGTCAGCCGAACGAGCAGGCGGTCACGGACTACATGGCAGACGTGCGAGAGCGCGCCGAGTCGTACGGCCGCGACCCGGACGCGCTCGAATTCTTCCCCGGAATCGTCCCCATCGTCGGGGAGACCGAAGCCATCGCGGAGGCGAAACACGAGAGTTACGTGGACGCCATCGACGTCGAGGGCGTGCTCACCTTGCTCTCCGGGTTCGTG from Salarchaeum japonicum carries:
- a CDS encoding LLM class flavin-dependent oxidoreductase codes for the protein MSDDHLHLNLFTMNSVEHVTVGSWRYPGDQSHRYTDREYWTEVARTAERGGFDAVFFADVRGVYDVYDDSVDPAIEKAVQTPSNDPAYVVPAMAEVTDDLGFAVTKSTSYNHPYQLARELSTLDHVTDGRIAFNIVTSYLESAAANLGLDGRIEHDERYDRADEFMEVCYRLWEDSWEDDAVVRDRDSGTFTDPEKVHDVDFDGEYFQVPGPHGCEPSPQRTPVLYQAGSSDRGREFAARNAEAVFVSQPNEQAVTDYMADVRERAESYGRDPDALEFFPGIVPIVGETEAIAEAKHESYVDAIDVEGVLTLLSGFVDMDLSELDPDQKLEHIETEAIQGVVNAFTTNDDREWTVREVAEFAGLGTTSPVVVGTPEQVADELERWHDEVGVNGFNVKEVVRPDTLQEFVDLVVPELRERDLLPEESSSGTLRERTFGRSRLHESHPARQE
- a CDS encoding carboxylate--amine ligase codes for the protein MAEFRTHDELVDAVADADFDRPPAVVANAHITGLGVARALSANDVPVIAIDRVGDGAAPTSDAVDFAGRVTYPLDDLAGFREDVEAIADAAGHDLVAFGCMDEWVHAFADADPDGVRLPFAAERVDAVLDKSSLYRIADDLGVPYPETRWLDETSVADAIDDLGLPLVVKPALKREFEEAVGTNVVEVATEEEFRDVVELASEEDIEVLAQEKVEKATGEDASLASYVPPSGTSDALGIVGNARVRKPLGYGTSCVVQRTENDALRERALGVLDETDYYGISESEFVYDENREEYVLLDINTRPWKWIGLPVQAGANLPLAAYADATDTTYEPGELHDATWVFLPDYLELLATDQSFVDVLQPSDWTSFLSGDFTERDDLTAGVYRPDDPDPAYQILRNTLGMQDYYCAC